The following proteins are encoded in a genomic region of Drosophila miranda strain MSH22 chromosome 4, D.miranda_PacBio2.1, whole genome shotgun sequence:
- the LOC108161332 gene encoding 28S ribosomal protein S7, mitochondrial, whose amino-acid sequence MAVFYRIAIQSSIYGCRSMSMFPQHYGDPLKKKDMEDLNKSELTKFYHIPIKAALNNHSDTVFSDEIKLKMINYITKNGNRVLARGLLSRTFEIIKRAQTERLHLSPTDKQNVNTNAEKLLIEAVENSRPLLQLTSIKRGGVNYQVPVPITKKRSYFLAMKWLLDAAFEKDKKVCLPERLAWEILDAAHGQGRVIKKKDDVHKQCEGNRAYAHYRWS is encoded by the exons ATGGCTGTGTTTTATAGGATCGCTATTCAATCTTCCATCTATGG tTGTCGCTCGATGTCTATGTTTCCCCAACATTACGGTGACCCtcttaaaaaaaaagatatgGAAGATTTGAATAAGAGTGAACTCACTAAGTTTTACCATATACCGATAAAAGCAGCTCTAAACAATCATTCTGATACTGTCTTTAGCGACGAAAtcaaactaaaaatgattaattATATAACAAAAAATGGAAATAGAGTCTTGGCCCGAGGACTTTTGTCAAGAACATTCGAAATAATCAAACGTGCACAAACTGAGCGTTTGCACTTGAGCCCAACAGATAAACAAAATGTTAACACTAATGCTGAAAAGCTACTAATAGAGGCAGTCGAAAATAGTAGACCATTGCTTCAGTTGACATCTATAAAACGTGGTGGTGTGAACTATCAAGTCCCGGTGCctataacaaaaaaaagatCTTATTTTCTGGCTATGAAATGGCTTTTAGATGCAGCTTTTGAAAAAGATAAGAAAGTATGTCTTCCAGAGAGATTAGCTTGGGAAATTCTGGACGCTGCCCATGGCCAAGGTAGagttataaaaaaaaaagatgatGTGCATAAACAGTGTGAAGGTAATCGCGCATATGCACATTATCGGTGGAGCTag